A single region of the Pseudomonas sp. B21-023 genome encodes:
- a CDS encoding enoyl-CoA hydratase/isomerase family protein has protein sequence MTAHAQPSATDQVLAEVRNHIGHLTLNRPAGLNALTLDMVRSLQHHLDQWAQDPQVQAVMLRGEGPKGFCAGGDIRSLHDSFKAGEKLHEDFFVEEYALDLCLHRYRKPVLVLMDGFTLGGGMGLAQGCDLRIVTERSRLGMPEVGIGYFPDVGGSYFLSRVPGELGIYLGVSGTQVKAADALYCGLADWYLDSTRLAALDEGLDRLVFGEHPLKDLQGLLAKLGTQVLEDAPLARLRPVIDHFFALPDLPSIIEQLRAVTIGDSHPWALETAALLETRSPLAMAVTLELLRRGRHLSLEDCFAMELHIDRQWFEYGDIIEGVRALIIDKDKQPRWNPPTLGELTAQRVDQFFEGL, from the coding sequence GGCCTCAACGCCCTGACCCTGGACATGGTGCGCAGCCTGCAGCACCACCTCGACCAATGGGCGCAGGACCCGCAGGTGCAGGCCGTGATGCTGCGTGGCGAGGGGCCCAAGGGTTTCTGCGCCGGCGGCGACATCCGCTCGCTGCACGACAGCTTCAAGGCCGGCGAAAAGCTGCACGAGGATTTCTTCGTCGAGGAATATGCCCTGGACCTGTGCCTGCACCGCTACCGCAAGCCGGTGCTGGTATTGATGGATGGCTTCACCCTCGGCGGCGGCATGGGCCTGGCCCAGGGCTGCGACCTGCGCATCGTCACCGAGCGCAGCCGCCTAGGGATGCCCGAGGTGGGTATCGGCTACTTCCCGGACGTCGGCGGCAGCTACTTCCTGTCCCGCGTGCCCGGCGAGCTGGGCATCTACCTGGGCGTCAGCGGTACCCAGGTCAAGGCCGCCGACGCCCTGTACTGCGGCCTCGCCGACTGGTATCTGGACAGCACCAGGCTGGCCGCGCTGGATGAAGGCCTGGACCGCCTGGTGTTCGGCGAGCACCCGCTCAAGGACCTGCAGGGCCTGCTGGCCAAGCTCGGCACCCAGGTGCTCGAGGACGCCCCGCTGGCGCGCCTGCGCCCGGTGATCGACCACTTCTTCGCCCTGCCCGACCTGCCCAGCATCATCGAACAGCTGCGCGCCGTGACCATCGGCGACAGCCACCCGTGGGCGCTGGAGACTGCCGCCCTGCTGGAAACCCGCTCGCCGCTGGCCATGGCCGTGACCCTGGAGCTGCTGCGCCGTGGCCGCCACCTGAGCCTGGAAGACTGTTTCGCCATGGAACTGCACATCGACCGCCAGTGGTTCGAGTACGGCGACATCATCGAGGGCGTGCGCGCCCTGATCATCGACAAGGACAAGCAGCCGCGCTGGAACCCGCCGACCCTGGGCGAACTCACCGCGCAGCGCGTCGACCAATTCTTCGAAGGCCTGTGA